From a single Adhaeribacter swui genomic region:
- a CDS encoding chromate resistance protein ChrB domain-containing protein has translation MKWITRERPKIDRIACPWLIRRFIDPEAEIIFAPVADIPRLAVELEATPFDIPDTEFTHYEDRCTFDFFLEKYRLTDPALQRLALIVRGADTDDHSVAPEAAGLWAISAGLAFNTPNDYELLEKGMLIYDSLYSWARHLYKEKHTQNPTEKLLLEIFHKYLHQKKIEKKKIPAWAVELKDIIQDQMDTNLSLSLKEISEGLQVNPTYLSREFSKYFDNLTFGEYIRKLRIEKAMQLLNSSQHSLSEIAYLTGFSDQSHFTRIFKKYTGQNPSYYRKNFGKSKEDTKG, from the coding sequence ATGAAATGGATTACGCGGGAACGCCCTAAAATAGACCGGATTGCCTGTCCCTGGCTGATAAGGCGGTTTATCGATCCGGAAGCCGAAATTATCTTTGCTCCTGTTGCGGATATTCCCCGGTTAGCCGTGGAACTGGAAGCTACACCTTTTGACATTCCGGATACAGAGTTTACGCATTACGAAGACCGTTGCACCTTCGATTTTTTTCTGGAGAAATACCGCCTCACCGACCCGGCACTGCAACGCCTGGCCCTAATCGTGCGCGGCGCCGACACCGACGACCACTCCGTAGCTCCGGAGGCGGCCGGTTTATGGGCTATCTCGGCTGGTTTGGCTTTTAACACCCCCAACGACTACGAACTGCTCGAAAAAGGCATGCTAATTTATGATAGCTTATACAGTTGGGCCCGGCACTTATACAAAGAAAAACACACCCAAAACCCCACCGAGAAACTGCTTTTAGAGATATTCCACAAGTACCTGCATCAGAAGAAAATTGAAAAAAAGAAAATACCAGCCTGGGCAGTGGAGCTGAAAGACATTATTCAGGACCAGATGGATACCAACCTGAGCTTAAGTTTAAAAGAAATTTCGGAAGGTTTACAAGTAAACCCAACCTATTTATCCCGCGAATTTTCGAAATATTTTGATAACCTAACCTTCGGCGAATACATCCGGAAGCTGCGCATCGAAAAAGCTATGCAGTTGCTAAACTCTTCGCAGCATTCGCTTTCCGAAATTGCGTACCTCACCGGCTTTTCGGACCAAAGCCATTTTACCCGGATTTTTAAAAAATATACCGGACAAAACCCATCATACTACCGAAAAAACTTTGGAAAAAGTAAAGAAGATACAAAAGGTTAA
- a CDS encoding M61 family metallopeptidase yields the protein MHKTVITFCSILILLWGCSKSNIPKSEYHYKLDLDKITGDELPVELNFRGNLTDTSYFYLPKIVPGIYDALDYGKFINNFKAIDKNGQDLRVNQVDTNCWEIIGTKNSATIKYTVNDGWENFDFQGIRPYRSSESHFDSSVVVLNANAVFGYFSQHQNLPFRVSMKKPESLYGAASLTKTRSAKKEDEYMAQNYRTLVDNPIMYAQPDTATIKLPNISVNVACYSNSKEKIAQELAQYIAPLVKNQTEYLGGKLATDKYTFLICHNQNLEDNRYFADGLEHNQSTLVLMYAPLDMAILKSNIFNLASHEFFHIQMPLGLHSHEIAKFDFNHPKFSKHLWLYEGTTEYFTIHMPIKQKMVTMEQFTHTIESKILGMKKFDTSVSFTELSKNVMRMPDEYMNVYAKGALINLCLDIELRKLSNGAYGVQNLVADLIKKYGKDKPFNDDDLFNDIYEITGYSEVKTFIEKYVEGTQALPLKEALQQVGLHLDVETGKISEITPMSANQIKLRKQWINQ from the coding sequence ATGCATAAAACAGTTATTACTTTTTGTTCCATATTGATTTTACTTTGGGGATGCTCCAAATCCAATATTCCAAAGTCAGAGTATCATTATAAACTCGACCTTGATAAAATTACAGGCGATGAATTGCCAGTAGAGCTTAATTTCCGTGGCAATTTAACCGACACCAGTTACTTTTATTTACCCAAGATAGTACCTGGAATTTACGATGCTTTAGACTATGGAAAATTTATAAATAACTTTAAAGCCATCGACAAAAATGGACAAGACCTTAGAGTAAATCAAGTCGATACCAATTGCTGGGAAATTATTGGAACAAAAAATAGCGCCACTATTAAATATACCGTAAACGATGGCTGGGAAAATTTCGATTTTCAAGGAATCAGACCCTATCGCTCTTCGGAGAGCCATTTCGATAGTTCTGTTGTTGTTCTTAATGCAAATGCCGTATTTGGATATTTTTCACAACATCAAAACCTGCCTTTCCGGGTAAGCATGAAAAAGCCCGAAAGTTTATACGGGGCAGCAAGTTTAACTAAAACCAGATCCGCAAAAAAGGAGGATGAATATATGGCCCAGAATTACCGGACTTTAGTGGATAACCCAATTATGTATGCCCAACCCGATACAGCCACCATTAAGTTACCTAATATTTCGGTTAATGTGGCTTGTTATTCAAACTCAAAAGAAAAGATTGCCCAGGAGCTGGCGCAGTACATCGCACCCCTTGTAAAAAATCAGACCGAATATCTAGGTGGCAAGCTGGCTACCGACAAATACACTTTTCTTATTTGCCACAATCAGAATCTAGAAGATAATAGGTATTTCGCAGATGGATTAGAACACAATCAGTCAACGCTTGTTCTGATGTATGCCCCATTGGATATGGCGATTTTGAAAAGTAACATTTTTAATTTGGCAAGCCATGAATTTTTTCACATCCAAATGCCATTAGGGCTTCATTCTCACGAAATTGCCAAATTTGATTTTAATCATCCCAAATTCTCCAAACACTTGTGGCTATACGAAGGCACGACAGAATATTTTACCATTCATATGCCGATAAAACAAAAAATGGTGACGATGGAGCAGTTTACGCATACGATAGAAAGCAAAATTTTGGGAATGAAAAAGTTTGATACATCCGTTTCGTTTACTGAACTAAGTAAAAATGTAATGCGCATGCCCGATGAATATATGAATGTGTATGCCAAAGGCGCACTTATAAACCTGTGCCTCGATATCGAGCTAAGAAAGTTAAGTAATGGCGCATACGGCGTTCAAAATTTGGTTGCAGACCTTATAAAAAAATACGGGAAGGATAAGCCATTTAATGATGATGACTTATTTAATGACATATATGAAATTACAGGATATTCAGAAGTAAAAACTTTCATAGAAAAATATGTGGAAGGAACACAAGCGTTGCCGCTAAAAGAGGCATTACAACAAGTAGGTTTACACCTTGATGTTGAAACCGGAAAAATATCGGAAATAACGCCTATGTCTGCAAACCAAATTAAATTGCGAAAGCAATGGATAAATCAATAA
- the rny gene encoding ribonuclease Y, giving the protein MSTTLYIIITALIALGVGVYIGRVLLNQVFRKHQDAAREKAKLIIKEAELDAESIKKNRIHEAREKFLSLKAEFEEDSNKKKQIIIQNEAKVKQREQQVNAQLEQVKRKENELNTLKEQLAVQAENLKKRKEEVEKEHQSIIGQLEHIANLSASEAREQLVDTLKNEAQIQASSYIKDVVAQAKLTATKDAKKVVLETIQRTAAEHAIENCVSVFNIESDDIKGKIIGREGRNIRALEAATGVEIIVDDTPEAIIISGFDPVRREIARLALHRLVADGRIHPARIEEVVAKTKKSIEEEIVEIGERTVIDLGIHGLHPELIKMVGRMRFRSSYGQNLLQHSREVANLCATMAAELGLNVKHAKRAGLLHDIGKVTPDEPELPHAILGMELAKKYKEHPDVVNAIGAHHDEMEMTAMISPIVQACDAISGSRPGARREIMESYIKRLKELEETAVSFEGVNQCYAIQAGRELRVMVDADNVTDERAQQLSFDISQKIEKEMQYPGQIKITVIREMRSVSYAK; this is encoded by the coding sequence ATGTCTACCACTCTTTATATTATCATCACGGCTTTAATAGCGCTCGGGGTGGGCGTCTACATTGGCCGGGTGTTATTGAACCAGGTGTTCCGGAAACACCAAGATGCCGCTCGCGAAAAAGCAAAACTCATTATTAAAGAAGCGGAACTCGATGCCGAAAGCATCAAGAAAAACCGAATTCACGAAGCCAGAGAAAAATTCTTAAGCCTGAAAGCTGAATTTGAAGAAGATTCGAACAAAAAGAAACAAATCATTATTCAGAACGAAGCCAAAGTAAAGCAGCGCGAACAACAAGTAAATGCGCAACTAGAACAGGTAAAACGCAAAGAAAACGAGCTCAATACTTTAAAAGAACAATTAGCCGTTCAGGCCGAAAATTTAAAAAAACGCAAGGAAGAAGTAGAAAAAGAACACCAGTCCATTATTGGGCAGCTGGAACACATTGCTAATTTATCAGCTTCTGAAGCCCGCGAGCAACTCGTAGACACCTTAAAAAACGAAGCTCAGATTCAGGCTTCTTCTTACATTAAAGACGTGGTGGCCCAAGCCAAATTAACGGCTACCAAAGACGCCAAAAAAGTAGTGCTGGAAACCATTCAGCGTACGGCGGCCGAGCACGCCATCGAGAACTGCGTTTCGGTGTTTAACATCGAGTCAGATGATATTAAAGGAAAAATTATTGGTCGCGAAGGCCGGAATATCCGCGCTTTAGAAGCCGCTACCGGCGTGGAGATTATTGTGGACGATACCCCGGAAGCCATTATTATTTCGGGGTTTGATCCGGTTCGCCGAGAAATTGCTCGTTTGGCTTTGCACCGCTTAGTAGCCGATGGCCGCATTCACCCGGCCCGCATTGAAGAAGTAGTAGCCAAAACCAAGAAAAGCATTGAAGAAGAAATTGTAGAAATTGGCGAACGCACCGTTATTGACCTAGGTATTCACGGTTTACATCCCGAACTGATTAAAATGGTGGGTCGTATGCGTTTCCGGTCGTCGTATGGCCAAAACTTGCTGCAACACTCTCGCGAAGTAGCTAACCTGTGCGCCACCATGGCCGCCGAATTAGGCTTAAACGTGAAACACGCGAAACGCGCCGGCTTGCTCCACGATATTGGTAAAGTAACCCCTGACGAACCCGAGTTACCGCACGCGATCCTGGGGATGGAACTGGCCAAGAAATACAAAGAACATCCGGATGTGGTAAACGCCATTGGTGCCCACCACGACGAAATGGAAATGACCGCCATGATTTCGCCGATTGTACAGGCCTGCGACGCCATTTCGGGATCGCGTCCGGGTGCCCGCCGCGAGATAATGGAATCGTACATCAAACGTTTGAAAGAACTCGAAGAAACTGCCGTGAGTTTTGAAGGCGTAAACCAGTGCTACGCCATCCAGGCCGGTCGCGAGTTGCGCGTAATGGTAGATGCCGACAATGTAACCGACGAACGCGCCCAGCAATTATCGTTTGATATTTCACAGAAAATAGAAAAAGAAATGCAGTACCCCGGCCAGATTAAAATTACCGTTATCCGGGAAATGCGCTCCGTTAGCTACGCCAAGTAA
- a CDS encoding DUF7003 family protein has product MTEEEILNTLNHSNDGYYCSFVELGHVYSYLIDCRLNVFCANDGRWAIAIERLGYNPRAGAIILDINYYGNCLNNLESYNGRPTSYYSIYPIDADSFNKTIDGESLRPDAKFWLVRGQRISLSHNKQEYVDAGIELKEYEPDEISAEEIGRLVVPQYQDLFRATDNELYKSIPADLKKILVVDEWFHKDFQLQFSPIMTDEHLRQTYEFNKNLTGLAEMTFESFAQSYRCQAILKDDWNRDNWENNRPSSYETWRLIAKVIVTKDPDQYKPILQPNTHWTNWPDSGSM; this is encoded by the coding sequence ATGACTGAAGAGGAAATACTTAATACCCTTAACCATTCCAATGATGGATACTATTGTTCATTCGTTGAATTAGGACATGTTTATTCATACCTTATTGACTGTAGATTAAATGTATTTTGTGCCAATGATGGCCGTTGGGCAATTGCAATCGAAAGGCTAGGCTATAATCCGAGAGCAGGAGCCATAATCCTTGACATTAATTACTATGGTAATTGCCTTAATAACCTGGAAAGTTATAACGGACGTCCAACCAGTTATTACAGTATTTACCCAATTGATGCAGATAGCTTCAACAAAACAATTGACGGGGAAAGTTTAAGACCAGACGCTAAATTTTGGTTGGTACGAGGACAACGAATTTCATTAAGTCACAACAAACAAGAATATGTTGACGCAGGAATTGAATTAAAGGAGTATGAGCCAGATGAAATTAGTGCGGAAGAAATAGGAAGGCTTGTTGTTCCGCAATATCAAGACTTATTTCGTGCCACAGACAATGAATTGTATAAGTCCATTCCGGCAGATCTAAAAAAAATATTAGTGGTTGACGAGTGGTTTCATAAAGATTTTCAATTGCAATTTTCACCGATAATGACCGATGAACATCTGCGGCAAACGTATGAGTTTAACAAAAACTTAACTGGACTTGCTGAAATGACCTTTGAGAGTTTCGCACAATCATATCGCTGCCAAGCAATATTAAAAGATGACTGGAACAGAGACAATTGGGAGAACAACCGACCAAGCTCCTATGAAACTTGGCGATTAATTGCTAAAGTCATTGTAACAAAAGATCCTGACCAATATAAGCCGATTTTACAACCAAATACTCATTGGACCAATTGGCCGGACTCTGGTAGTATGTGA
- a CDS encoding cell division protein ZapA produces MSELSIKIRIADRDYPMRVNEEEEERLRAAGRMLNERLKAFREQFGTADKQDLLAMVALETLADKLLTAQSKAESENTLADKLTHLNKILASLKLE; encoded by the coding sequence ATGAGTGAATTATCTATAAAAATCAGGATAGCTGATCGCGATTATCCGATGCGGGTAAATGAGGAAGAAGAAGAAAGGCTGCGGGCGGCCGGGCGCATGTTAAACGAACGCCTGAAAGCCTTCCGGGAACAGTTTGGTACGGCAGATAAACAGGATCTTTTGGCTATGGTGGCTTTAGAGACCTTGGCCGACAAATTGTTAACAGCCCAAAGCAAAGCGGAAAGTGAAAATACCTTAGCCGATAAACTCACTCATTTAAATAAAATTTTAGCCTCTCTTAAATTAGAATAG
- the chrA gene encoding chromate efflux transporter → MMRTSITDTPTSSIVKPSFKEAFLFWLKLGFISFGGPAGQIGIMHEFLVDQKKWISDRKFLHALNYCMLLPGPEAQQLATYIGWLLHGTAGGLVAGIFFVLPSVFILLGLSIAYVLFGKIAWVAALFYGLKPAVVAIVILALIKIGKKSLISIFHYVIAALSFIGIFFFDIPFPYLIVGAVLLGWLGKKILPNLFNQKQGGAQKLADESGYYLHSGSDIPGTGFSTKRLVMQVMVALLLWVAPFALFYTGTSQAFWQQLSLFFTKAALVTFGGAYAVLPYVAQVTVEKFNWLSNLQMIDGLALGETTPGPLIMVLAFVGFMAGYNHFQSSIVMGSLGLFLTTYYTFLPCFLFILAGAPIIEKTQDNPQVKALLSIVTAAVVGVILNLTIYFALAVVAPQKIISSLDYFSLTWIIVSFLAMYRFRVGMITWICVSALAGLLYYLGNEFVL, encoded by the coding sequence ATGATGCGTACTTCTATTACCGACACTCCTACTAGCAGCATAGTGAAACCCAGTTTTAAAGAAGCTTTTTTATTCTGGCTGAAACTAGGTTTTATTAGTTTCGGCGGACCGGCCGGGCAAATAGGCATTATGCACGAGTTTTTGGTAGACCAGAAAAAATGGATCTCGGACAGAAAATTTTTGCACGCGCTTAATTACTGCATGTTGTTGCCGGGTCCGGAAGCCCAACAGTTAGCTACCTATATTGGCTGGTTGTTGCACGGCACGGCAGGCGGTTTAGTAGCCGGAATTTTCTTTGTGCTGCCTTCGGTTTTTATCTTACTGGGCCTGAGTATTGCCTACGTTTTATTCGGAAAGATTGCCTGGGTAGCAGCATTGTTTTACGGCTTAAAACCGGCCGTCGTAGCCATTGTTATTCTGGCTTTAATTAAAATCGGCAAAAAATCGCTTATTAGTATATTTCACTACGTTATTGCGGCACTCAGTTTTATTGGCATTTTTTTCTTCGACATTCCTTTTCCGTATTTAATTGTTGGAGCGGTATTATTGGGTTGGCTGGGCAAAAAAATACTTCCAAATTTATTTAACCAGAAACAAGGCGGAGCACAAAAGCTAGCCGACGAAAGCGGATATTATTTACACTCGGGCAGTGATATACCCGGCACTGGTTTTTCTACTAAAAGGCTGGTGATGCAAGTAATGGTGGCCTTGCTATTATGGGTGGCTCCTTTTGCTTTGTTTTACACCGGCACCAGCCAGGCTTTCTGGCAGCAACTATCCTTATTTTTTACTAAAGCTGCCTTAGTAACTTTTGGTGGCGCTTACGCCGTGTTGCCCTACGTAGCGCAGGTAACCGTAGAAAAATTTAATTGGCTGAGTAATCTGCAAATGATTGATGGTTTAGCCCTGGGCGAAACCACTCCCGGGCCTTTGATTATGGTTCTGGCTTTTGTGGGTTTTATGGCGGGCTATAATCATTTTCAGAGTTCTATTGTTATGGGTAGCCTGGGCCTTTTCCTCACCACGTATTACACCTTTTTGCCTTGCTTTTTATTTATTCTAGCCGGCGCCCCCATTATTGAAAAAACCCAGGACAATCCGCAAGTAAAAGCTTTATTGAGTATTGTAACGGCTGCGGTGGTGGGAGTAATTTTAAATTTAACGATTTACTTCGCACTTGCGGTAGTAGCTCCTCAGAAAATCATTAGCAGCCTCGACTATTTTAGTCTGACCTGGATTATAGTTTCGTTCTTGGCTATGTACCGTTTTAGGGTGGGTATGATTACCTGGATTTGCGTGAGTGCTTTAGCCGGTTTACTTTATTATTTGGGTAATGAGTTTGTTTTATAA
- a CDS encoding dihydrofolate reductase family protein, giving the protein MRKVIATINMTLDGFCDHTAVDPDEEIHDHYTELLDSAGAILYGRVTYQLMQYWQTLIQNPSGEKVMDDFARSIDRVPKIVFSRTLQNTGWESARLANKDLKTEVLDLKQQMGEPIFVGSPGLIVALTQLGLINEYQICVHPVIAREGLPLFKNLSSKVNLKLLKIKTFRSSAIILYYEPVNE; this is encoded by the coding sequence ATGAGAAAAGTAATTGCCACCATCAACATGACCCTGGATGGATTTTGCGACCATACCGCTGTCGACCCGGATGAAGAAATCCATGACCATTATACGGAATTGCTAGATAGTGCCGGCGCTATTCTGTACGGGAGGGTTACGTATCAATTGATGCAATACTGGCAAACGCTTATCCAAAATCCTTCTGGCGAAAAAGTAATGGATGACTTTGCGAGGTCTATAGACCGGGTTCCGAAAATAGTTTTTTCGCGTACGCTGCAAAATACCGGTTGGGAGAGTGCCCGATTGGCAAATAAAGATCTGAAAACGGAAGTGCTCGACTTAAAACAACAAATGGGCGAACCTATTTTTGTGGGCAGTCCGGGTTTAATTGTAGCTTTAACGCAACTGGGCTTAATTAACGAATACCAAATCTGTGTTCACCCGGTAATAGCCCGCGAGGGACTACCTTTATTTAAAAACCTAAGCAGTAAGGTTAATCTTAAACTTTTAAAGATAAAAACCTTTCGTTCGAGCGCCATTATCCTTTACTATGAGCCAGTAAATGAATAA